A stretch of Lathyrus oleraceus cultivar Zhongwan6 chromosome 6, CAAS_Psat_ZW6_1.0, whole genome shotgun sequence DNA encodes these proteins:
- the LOC127093157 gene encoding benzyl alcohol O-benzoyltransferase yields the protein MAQSLLFTVKRCAPELVTPSNKRHFHYQYLHKQYHQKPLSSIAQSVLFTLKKPAAGLVTPSNIHHQKSFSILAQCLIFPVKKRAPELVTPSKPTPREVKLLSDIDDQDLLRVQVPLIQFYNYDPNMKGKDPVDVIRKALAKTLVFYYPFAGRLREGAGRKLMVDCTGEGVLFIEADADVSLKDFGDNLLPPFPFLDQVLYDVPGSSNMLNAPLMLIQVTRLKCGGFIFAIRVNHTMSDATGIVQFMNALAEICRGMNEPSISPVWRRELLSARNPPRVTCDHPELEQAPDKKGTVNGISLDNMVPRTFFFGPNEVATIRSLLPTNQQQQYTKFEIITAFLWRYRTIALQLDSNEEVSMYFAVNGRSKYVNLQLPNGYYGNVVGNPAIVTTAGKIVENTLGYMYALNLVKNAKAKVTKEYMHSLADLIVIKGRPLFTQRKFMFIVSDTTRLGFRDVDFGWGKAIYGGPAIESPFPGIFSLYIPFTNAKGEEGLVITLCLPKQAMERMVKELDSVLKVKSNQSTNGDAN from the coding sequence ATGGCACAATCTTTGTTATTCACAGTGAAGAGATGTGCCCCTGAATTGGTCACTCCATCGAATAAACGCCATTTCCACTATCAGTACTTACATAAACAATACCATCAAAAACCATTATCAAGTATTGCCCAATCTGTGCTATTCACATTGAAGAAGCCTGCCGCTGGATTGGTCACTCCATCCAATATACACCATCAAAAGTCATTTTCAATTCTGGCCCAATGTCTCATATTCCCAGTCAAGAAGCGTGCTCCTGAATTAGTTACTCCATCGAAACCAACACCTCGTGAAGTAAAATTACTATCCGACATCGATGACCAAGATCTGTTACGTGTACAAGTTCCCCTGATACAGTTCTATAACTATGATCCAAATATGAAAGGAAAAGACCCTGTTGATGTTATTCGAAAAGCACTTGCGAAAACGCTCGTGTTTTATTATCCATTTGCAGGTAGGTTGAGAGAAGGAGCTGGTAGGAAACTTATGGTTGATTGTACTGGAGAAGGTGTTTTGTTCATTGAAGCTGATGCCGATGTTAGTCTTAAAGATTTCGGTGATAATCTTCTTCCTCCATTTCCGTTTCTGGATCAAGTTCTTTATGATGTTCCTGGTTCTTCAAACATGCTTAACGCTCCATTGATGCTTATTCAGGTAACACGCCTCAAGTGTGGTGGTTTCATATTTGCTATTCGTGTGAACCATACAATGAGTGATGCAACAGGTATAGTTCAATTCATGAATGCCTTAGCAGAAATATGTCGTGGAATGAATGAACCTTCAATCTCACCGGTGTGGCGCAGAGAACTTCTAAGCGCAAGGAACCCACCGAGAGTGACATGTGATCACCCCGAACTCGAACAAGCACCTGATAAGAAAGGAACCGTCAATGGGATATCCTTAGACAACATGGTCCCACGAACATTCTTCTTTGGTCCCAACGAGGTAGCCACAATTCGGTCTCTCCTTCCAACCAACCAACAACAACAGTACACCAAATTTGAAATCATCACCGCTTTTCTTTGGCGTTATCGTACAATAGCGTTACAACTAGATTCAAACGAAGAAGTTAGTATGTATTTCGCAGTCAATGGACGTAGCAAATATGTAAACCTACAATTACCAAATGGTTACTATGGTAATGTTGTTGGAAATCCTGCTATTGTTACAACAGCAGGCAAAATTGTTGAAAATACGTTGGGGTATATGTATGCATTGAATTTAGTTAAGAATGCAAAAGCTAAGGTCACCAAAGAGTATATGCATTCATTGGCAGATTTAATTGTTATCAAGGGTCGACCTCTGTTTACTCAAAGGAAATTTATGTTTATTGTGTCTGATACTACACGATTGGGATTTAGAGATGTCGATTTTGGTTGGGGAAAAGCTATTTATGGAGGACCGGCTATCGAATCTCCTTTTCCTGGTATTTTTAGCTTGTATATACCTTTTACAAATGCTAAAGGAGAGGAAGGTTTGGTTATAACACTTTGTTTGCCAAAACAAGCCATGGAGAGGATGGTGAAAGAACTTGATAGTGTGCTTAAGGTAAAAAGTAACCAATCTACAAACGGTGATGCAAATTAA
- the LOC127093158 gene encoding benzyl alcohol O-benzoyltransferase, producing the protein MAQSLIFPVKKHAPELVTPSKPTPHEVKLLSDIDDQDVLRLHIPLIQFYNYDPNMKGKDPVDIIKKALAKTLVFYYPFAGRLREGPSRKLMVDCNEEGVLFIEADADVTLKEFGDVLLPLFPCLDELLYDVPGSSNIINAPLILIQVTRLKCGGFIFAIRINHTMSDAFGIAQFMNALAEICRGMNEPSISPVWRRELLSARNPPRVTCYHPELEQAPDNKGIVNVIPLDNMARRTFFFGPIEVATIRSLLPTDEQQQCSKFEIITAFLWRYRTIALQLDSNEEVCMYFAVNGRSKFVDLQLPNGYYGNVIASPAIVTTAGKLIENPLGYALNLVKKSKAKVTKEYMHSLADLIVIKSRPLSTTTELMFIVSDTTRLGFRDVDFGWGKAVYGGPAMDPPFPGIASFYIPFTNAKGEEGFVVPLCLPEQAMERFVIDLDSVLKGNSNQSANGDTN; encoded by the exons ATGGCCCAATCTCTCATATTCCCCGTCAAGAAGCATGCTCCTGAGTTAGTTACTCCATCGAAACCAACACCTCATGAAGTAAAATTACTATCCGACATTGATGACCAAGATGTGTTACGTTTACATATTCCACTGATACAATTTTATAACTACGATCCAAATATGAAAGGAAAAGACCCTGTTGATATAATTAAAAAAGCACTTGCGAAAACACTTGTGTTTTATTATCCATTTGCAGGTAGGTTGAGAGAAGGTCCTAGTAGAAAACTTATGGTAGATTGTAATGAAGAAGGTGTTTTATTCATTGAAGCTGATGCTGATGTTACTCTTAAAGAATTTGGTGATGTTCTTCTTCCTCTTTTTCCTTGCTTGGATGAGCTTCTTTATGATGTTCCTGGTTCTTCAAACATTATCAACGCTCCATTGATCCTTATTCAG GTAACACGTCTCAAGTGCGGTGGTTTCATATTTGCTATTCGTATAAACCATACAATGAGTGATGCATTTGGTATAGCTCAATTCATGAATGCCTTAGCAGAAATATGTCGTGGAATGAATGAACCTTCAATCTCACCGGTGTGGCGCAGAGAACTTCTAAGCGCAAGGAACCCACCAAGAGTGACATGTTATCATCCCGAACTCGAACAAGCACCAGATAACAAAGGAATCGTTAATGTCATACCCTTAGACAACATGGCCCGACGAACTTTCTTCTTCGGCCCCATAGAGGTAGCCACAATTCGCTCTCTCCTTCCAACCGACGAACAACAACAATGCTCCAAATTTGAAATCATCACCGCTTTCCTTTGGCGTTATCGTACAATAGCGTTACAGCTAGATTCAAACGAAGAAGTCTGTATGTATTTTGCAGTCAATGGACGTAGCAAATTTGTTGACCTACAATTACCGAATGGTTACTATGGTAACGTTATTGCAAGTCCTGCTATTGTTACAACTGCGGGAAAATTAATTGAAAATCCATTGGGGTATGCATTGAACTTAGTTAAGAAATCAAAAGCTAAAGTGACCAAAGAATATATGCATTCATTGGCAGATTTAATTGTTATCAAGAGTCGACCTCTGTCTACTACGACGGAACTTATGTTTATAGTGTCTGATACTACACGTTTAGGATTTAGAGATGTTGATTTTGGTTGGGGAAAAGCTGTTTATGGAGGACCAGCTATGGATCCTCCTTTTCCTGGTATTGCTAGCTTTTATATACCTTTTACAaatgctaaaggagaagaaggTTTTGTTGTCCCACTTTGTTTGCCAGAACAAGCCATGGAGAGATTTGTAATAGATCTTGATAGTGTGCTTAAGGGAAACAGTAACCAATCTGCAAACGGTGATACAAATTAA